In Ectothiorhodospira sp. BSL-9, a single window of DNA contains:
- a CDS encoding DEAD/DEAH box helicase, protein MIALPLQKQPRGLGRTVFVDEHLQPYPDQWAFLASVQPMSHHDLENALLRASDGRHPLDVAFTSEEVDNAPWNPPSSTPSRMSGPLPDSLPLVLANQIFIAKADLPQALANRLIRLAAFQNPEFYKAQSMRLPVWNKPRIIGCAENLPRHVALPRGCLEAVLDLLRQNHIRPELQDERLAGQKVKARFTGTLRTDQKAAMREMIQHEFGVLCAPTAFGKTVTAAALIARRKVSTLVLVHRTELLRQWQARLGGFLDLPKGVLGVIGGGKKRPSGQIDIAVMQSLTRREDLGEFLDQYTQIIIDECHHLSAFSFESILKQAKAKYVVGLTATPVRRDGHHPIIFMQCGPIRHTASRPETVPTKLEVWPKMLPAPELAPDSPIQDVFRALATDDSRNRCIAEDVLAAYREGRKVLVLTERTDHLPLLQGALGNEIEHVFVLHGRLSRKQRMAVFAELESLDESTPRVLLATGRLIGEGFDHPPLDTLVLAMPISWKGTLQQYAGRLHREHVEKRDVRIHDYAEIDQPQLARMWARRQRGYRAMGYELKTTLIPAAEHADETWDA, encoded by the coding sequence CTGATCGCACTGCCCCTGCAGAAACAACCCAGGGGCCTGGGTCGCACTGTGTTCGTGGATGAACACCTGCAACCCTATCCGGATCAGTGGGCCTTTCTGGCATCCGTGCAACCCATGTCCCATCATGACCTGGAGAATGCGCTCCTGCGGGCCAGCGACGGTCGCCACCCGCTGGATGTGGCCTTCACGTCAGAAGAAGTAGATAACGCACCCTGGAACCCCCCCTCTTCGACACCCTCCAGGATGAGCGGTCCATTACCGGACTCGCTCCCGCTGGTACTGGCCAACCAGATCTTCATCGCCAAGGCGGACCTGCCGCAAGCATTGGCCAATCGACTGATCCGCCTCGCCGCCTTCCAGAATCCGGAATTCTACAAGGCACAGTCCATGCGCCTGCCGGTGTGGAACAAACCGCGCATCATAGGTTGCGCCGAGAATCTCCCTCGGCATGTTGCCCTCCCGCGCGGCTGCCTTGAAGCCGTGCTGGATCTATTGCGGCAGAACCACATCCGTCCAGAGTTGCAGGATGAACGCCTTGCCGGGCAGAAAGTGAAGGCCAGATTCACCGGCACCTTGCGCACGGATCAGAAAGCAGCCATGCGGGAGATGATCCAACACGAATTCGGCGTACTCTGTGCGCCGACGGCCTTTGGCAAGACCGTGACCGCCGCCGCCCTGATCGCCCGGCGCAAGGTCAGCACCCTGGTACTGGTGCATCGCACGGAATTACTCCGTCAGTGGCAAGCGCGTCTGGGTGGATTCCTGGATCTTCCCAAAGGGGTACTGGGTGTCATTGGCGGGGGCAAGAAAAGGCCATCTGGCCAGATCGACATCGCCGTCATGCAATCACTGACACGTCGTGAAGACCTGGGCGAGTTCCTGGATCAGTACACCCAGATCATCATTGATGAATGCCACCACCTGTCGGCCTTCTCCTTTGAGTCGATACTCAAGCAGGCCAAGGCGAAATACGTGGTGGGTCTGACGGCAACCCCCGTTCGGCGGGATGGCCATCACCCCATCATTTTCATGCAGTGCGGACCCATCAGGCACACCGCCAGCAGACCCGAAACGGTTCCGACAAAGCTCGAAGTCTGGCCGAAAATGCTACCCGCGCCGGAACTGGCGCCAGACTCACCCATACAGGACGTATTCCGCGCTCTGGCCACCGATGATTCACGCAACCGGTGCATCGCCGAGGATGTGCTGGCCGCCTACCGGGAAGGGCGCAAAGTGCTGGTGCTCACCGAGCGAACAGACCACCTGCCGTTATTGCAGGGAGCTTTGGGGAATGAAATCGAACATGTTTTCGTGCTGCATGGCCGCCTGTCGAGGAAACAACGCATGGCGGTGTTTGCCGAACTGGAATCACTGGACGAATCCACGCCCAGGGTATTGCTGGCCACCGGCCGCCTGATCGGTGAGGGCTTCGATCATCCACCGCTCGATACCCTGGTACTGGCCATGCCCATCTCCTGGAAAGGGACCCTGCAGCAATATGCCGGGCGCTTGCACCGGGAGCATGTCGAAAAAAGGGACGTGCGGATCCACGACTACGCCGAGATCGATCAGCCCCAGCTTGCCCGCATGTGGGCCAGGCGCCAGCGAGGATATCGGGCCATGGGGTACGAATTGAAAACGACCTTGATCCCCGCTGCCGAGCACGCAGATGAAACGTGGGACGCCTGA
- a CDS encoding Rpn family recombination-promoting nuclease/putative transposase, with the protein MEKVSGSYVTDELRDREDDIIWRVRWGKDWLYVYLLLEFQSSVDRFMAVRIMSYVGLLYQDLIRQNKLTPSGKLPPVLPVVLYNGEERWRAAPDIADLVEQVPGGLERYRPALGYLLLDEGAIVNDPAWSEPARNVVAALFRLENNRDEQEMLNVLGKLVEWLKAPELNDLQELHEVHTMLAERIKKWPERWRQEGLEQGLEQGLEQGTRRMLARLIAKKYGAIPTWAQTRLDQAGSEQLETWADAILEAETLEALLSETPRH; encoded by the coding sequence CTGGAGAAGGTCAGCGGCTCCTACGTGACCGACGAACTGCGCGATCGCGAGGATGACATCATCTGGCGCGTCCGCTGGGGAAAGGACTGGCTGTATGTCTACCTGCTACTGGAATTTCAAAGCAGCGTGGACCGTTTCATGGCGGTGCGCATCATGAGCTATGTGGGACTGCTCTACCAGGACCTGATCCGCCAGAACAAACTCACGCCCAGCGGCAAGCTGCCGCCTGTCCTGCCGGTGGTGCTCTACAATGGAGAGGAACGCTGGCGTGCGGCACCTGACATCGCCGATCTGGTCGAACAGGTACCGGGAGGACTGGAACGCTACCGCCCTGCCCTTGGCTACCTCCTGCTGGATGAAGGGGCCATCGTCAATGACCCGGCCTGGTCGGAGCCGGCACGCAACGTGGTCGCCGCCCTCTTCCGGCTGGAGAACAACCGTGACGAGCAGGAGATGCTCAATGTCCTGGGCAAGCTGGTGGAGTGGCTCAAGGCACCCGAGCTGAACGATCTACAGGAACTGCATGAGGTACACACCATGTTGGCTGAACGCATCAAGAAGTGGCCGGAACGCTGGCGCCAGGAGGGCCTTGAGCAAGGTCTGGAACAAGGGCTAGAACAAGGCACTCGTCGCATGCTGGCCCGTCTGATCGCCAAGAAGTACGGCGCGATCCCCACATGGGCGCAGACCCGACTCGACCAGGCCGGCTCAGAGCAACTGGAAACCTGGGCTGATGCCATCCTGGAGGCAGAGACGCTTGAAGCCTTGCTGAGCGAGACGCCCAGGCACTGA
- a CDS encoding RES family NAD+ phosphorylase produces the protein MPPEADLLAQFSEVEVHWPKSYRIVPSRFPPIDLFEAVAGQAGDLAALHELEGLTSNRLREAAGEIHLVPEQDRRFGPGYTPVMAAFTYPAQSRFSDGAYGVYYCARDEHTAVTETRHHRERFLRESSEPSINLEMRVYLAELRAPLLDLCAPTGTPYLDPHDWRPSQHLGLQARQAGRYGFIYPSVRDAEGGLCAGVLRPPALGPTRQGRHLQYRWDGERITDIIELRATGY, from the coding sequence ATGCCGCCCGAGGCTGATCTTCTCGCCCAGTTTTCAGAGGTGGAGGTGCATTGGCCCAAGAGCTACCGGATCGTACCTTCCCGTTTCCCACCCATAGACCTCTTCGAGGCTGTTGCCGGACAAGCCGGCGATCTGGCGGCCCTCCATGAGCTTGAGGGCCTGACCTCGAATCGCCTGCGCGAGGCGGCCGGCGAGATCCATCTGGTACCCGAACAGGATCGCCGATTCGGGCCCGGCTACACGCCGGTCATGGCCGCCTTTACCTACCCGGCCCAGAGTCGTTTTTCCGATGGGGCCTACGGCGTGTATTACTGCGCCCGAGACGAGCACACCGCGGTGACCGAAACCCGTCATCACCGCGAGCGTTTCCTCCGTGAATCATCGGAACCCTCGATCAACCTGGAAATGCGGGTTTATCTGGCAGAGTTGCGGGCGCCGCTGCTCGACCTCTGCGCCCCCACTGGCACTCCCTACCTCGACCCCCACGATTGGCGGCCTTCGCAACACCTGGGACTTCAGGCCCGACAGGCGGGTCGTTACGGATTCATCTATCCCAGTGTAAGGGATGCCGAGGGCGGTCTGTGTGCGGGTGTCCTGAGGCCACCCGCCCTTGGGCCAACCCGTCAGGGCAGGCACCTGCAATATCGATGGGATGGCGAAAGGATCACCGACATCATTGAACTGAGGGCAACGGGATATTGA
- a CDS encoding MbcA/ParS/Xre antitoxin family protein, translating to MQTMTTEQRQTLAAAGLRAYPDIARAWGLKEQEAARLLGVPGQTYRRWKRDPNRVQADVNLLERLSLILGIYKALHILLPRPESAHGWVRRPNTNPRFGGHPPLERMLGGHVADLVAVREHLDAARG from the coding sequence ATGCAGACGATGACGACGGAGCAACGCCAGACACTGGCTGCCGCCGGTTTGCGGGCTTATCCAGACATTGCCCGGGCATGGGGGCTCAAGGAGCAGGAGGCAGCGCGACTGCTGGGGGTCCCCGGCCAAACCTATCGACGCTGGAAGCGTGACCCGAACCGGGTGCAGGCGGACGTGAACCTGCTGGAGCGTCTCTCCCTGATTCTCGGTATCTACAAAGCGCTGCATATCCTGCTGCCAAGGCCCGAATCCGCGCATGGCTGGGTGAGACGACCGAACACCAATCCCCGCTTTGGCGGACACCCCCCCCTTGAACGCATGCTTGGGGGGCATGTAGCAGACCTGGTGGCTGTGCGGGAGCATCTGGATGCCGCCCGAGGCTGA
- a CDS encoding STAS domain-containing protein has product MTHPGLIGNSLNRIDASGIDKIRSLISDLQAANCTLMFSGLKPGVLKYMKRAGLLEDIGEENIFSSYRKALETLQPYRKTHPHRLQQEGID; this is encoded by the coding sequence GTGACCCATCCGGGTCTGATTGGCAATAGCCTGAACCGCATCGATGCCTCGGGCATCGACAAGATACGCTCCTTGATAAGCGATCTTCAGGCGGCCAACTGCACCCTGATGTTCAGTGGGCTCAAGCCCGGCGTTCTCAAATACATGAAACGGGCAGGCCTACTGGAGGATATTGGCGAGGAAAACATCTTCAGCTCCTACAGAAAAGCTCTCGAAACGCTCCAGCCATATCGAAAAACCCACCCGCACAGGCTGCAGCAAGAGGGTATTGATTGA
- a CDS encoding carboxymuconolactone decarboxylase family protein has translation MHKDWNQTVKQLGGLMQEVGSGIPEVAKAFGAMDKAASQEGALSTKHKELMALAIGIALRCDGCIAFHTKAAIKHGATREEVMETIGLSIYMGGGPSYVYGAQALEAFDQMSG, from the coding sequence ATGCACAAAGACTGGAATCAGACCGTAAAGCAGCTGGGCGGACTCATGCAGGAAGTGGGCAGCGGCATCCCGGAGGTCGCCAAGGCCTTTGGGGCTATGGACAAAGCCGCATCCCAGGAGGGAGCGCTGTCCACCAAGCATAAGGAATTGATGGCCTTGGCCATCGGCATCGCCTTGCGTTGCGACGGCTGCATTGCCTTTCATACCAAGGCGGCCATCAAGCACGGCGCCACCCGGGAGGAAGTCATGGAAACCATCGGCCTGTCCATCTACATGGGCGGCGGTCCGTCCTATGTCTATGGGGCCCAGGCGCTGGAAGCCTTCGATCAGATGAGTGGGTGA
- a CDS encoding metalloregulator ArsR/SmtB family transcription factor produces MTQTHRTLQDLLYEQVARIGKALSSPKRLEILDLLAQGEKSVDRLAEEAGIDIKLASAHLRVLKEGRLVMPRRQGRFIFYRLSGQDVASLNVMVRSVAEQHLLELRATLEQMSGAMATLDSRNRTDLLAQARQGEVVVIDVRPPEEFEAAHLPFARSLPLAEIEARLAELPLDREIVAYCRGPFCVLSDEAVALLRRLGYRAHKLSDGVSEWQAAGLPLESRDAISPTEHEPRSHRHA; encoded by the coding sequence ATGACCCAGACCCATCGCACCCTTCAGGACTTGCTCTATGAGCAGGTGGCTCGCATCGGCAAGGCGCTCTCCAGCCCCAAGCGTCTGGAGATCCTGGATCTCCTGGCCCAAGGGGAGAAGTCGGTGGATCGCCTGGCGGAAGAGGCGGGCATCGACATCAAGCTGGCCAGCGCCCACTTGCGGGTGCTCAAGGAAGGCCGACTGGTCATGCCCCGCCGACAGGGGCGTTTCATCTTCTATCGCCTGTCCGGCCAGGATGTGGCCTCCCTGAATGTGATGGTGCGTTCCGTTGCCGAGCAGCACCTGCTGGAGCTGCGGGCCACCCTCGAACAGATGTCGGGTGCCATGGCAACACTGGACTCCCGCAACCGGACCGATCTGCTGGCCCAGGCGCGCCAGGGGGAGGTGGTGGTGATCGATGTGCGTCCGCCGGAGGAGTTCGAGGCGGCCCATCTGCCCTTTGCCCGTTCACTCCCCCTGGCGGAGATCGAGGCCAGGCTGGCCGAACTGCCGCTGGATCGGGAGATCGTGGCCTACTGCCGGGGGCCGTTCTGCGTGCTGTCCGACGAGGCCGTGGCCCTGCTGCGGCGCCTGGGGTATCGGGCCCACAAGCTCAGCGACGGCGTCTCGGAATGGCAGGCAGCAGGTCTGCCGCTGGAATCCCGGGACGCAATCTCACCCACCGAACACGAACCCAGGAGTCACCGCCATGCCTGA
- a CDS encoding HIT family protein, translated as MFELDERLEADSVAVGTRDGCLVRLFRDARYPWLLVIPAMGCFREWWELAPDERLVVDGVLAECARVLSVLPGVEKTNLATLGNLVPQLHWHVVGRHAGDPAWPGPVWGHGDPDPYDPGEQADLVAYLRSALDLHGVDVTESHCVR; from the coding sequence GTGTTCGAGTTGGATGAACGTCTGGAGGCAGACAGCGTGGCAGTGGGAACGCGGGATGGCTGCCTGGTGCGGCTGTTTCGGGACGCGCGCTATCCCTGGCTGTTGGTGATTCCGGCGATGGGCTGCTTCCGCGAGTGGTGGGAACTGGCACCCGATGAGCGCCTGGTGGTGGACGGAGTACTTGCCGAGTGTGCCCGTGTGCTGTCAGTCCTGCCCGGTGTTGAAAAGACAAACCTCGCGACGCTGGGCAATCTGGTGCCCCAGTTGCACTGGCACGTGGTGGGGCGCCACGCGGGTGATCCCGCCTGGCCGGGGCCGGTCTGGGGACACGGTGATCCGGACCCCTACGACCCGGGGGAGCAGGCGGACCTGGTGGCCTATCTGCGCAGCGCGCTGGATCTTCATGGTGTTGATGTGACTGAATCACACTGTGTGCGATAG
- the dinB gene encoding DNA polymerase IV, which produces MDAFYASVELLRYPQLRGQPLVVGGRRVMAPTVGDDGVLQFTHLRDYRGRGVVTTATYEARARGVHSGMGLMTAARLAPDAVLLPADFTAYRHYSMRFKVAVASLAPRIEDRGIDEIYIDLTSHGSDPEPIARRIKEAVRTATGLSCSIGIAPNKLLAKMASEFDKPDGLTHVGPADLVDRIWPLKASKINGIGPKSAERLASLNIHTIGDLARAELGLLQEQFGPRYAAWLHDAAHGRDDRPVVTEAERKSVSRETTFERDLHPRQDRAELTGILVALCERVAADLQALGVRGRTVGIKLRYGDFRTLTRDHTLRVPVDAQAELLAASRECLRRAPMDRPLRLLGVRVSALVPVADVAEDPGFWEQGELAFDE; this is translated from the coding sequence ATGGATGCGTTCTACGCATCCGTGGAACTGCTGCGCTATCCGCAACTGCGGGGGCAGCCCCTCGTGGTGGGTGGGCGCCGTGTCATGGCGCCGACGGTTGGCGACGACGGCGTCCTTCAGTTCACCCATCTACGTGATTACCGTGGCCGGGGCGTGGTGACCACCGCGACCTACGAAGCGCGTGCCCGGGGCGTGCATTCCGGCATGGGCCTGATGACCGCGGCCCGGCTCGCACCGGATGCGGTTCTGCTCCCTGCTGATTTCACGGCCTACCGGCACTACTCGATGCGCTTCAAGGTGGCGGTTGCCTCTCTCGCACCGAGGATCGAGGACCGTGGGATCGACGAGATCTATATCGACCTGACCTCCCATGGCAGCGACCCTGAGCCTATCGCCCGTCGGATCAAGGAGGCGGTGCGTACGGCGACAGGGTTGTCCTGCTCGATCGGCATCGCGCCCAACAAGCTGCTGGCGAAGATGGCTTCGGAGTTCGACAAGCCGGACGGTCTCACGCACGTGGGTCCCGCGGATCTGGTGGACCGGATATGGCCGTTGAAGGCCAGCAAGATCAACGGGATCGGGCCCAAGAGCGCAGAGCGGCTGGCGTCCCTGAATATTCATACCATTGGTGATCTCGCCCGGGCAGAGCTCGGGCTTTTGCAGGAACAGTTCGGGCCCCGATATGCCGCTTGGCTGCATGACGCCGCCCACGGGCGTGACGACCGGCCGGTGGTTACGGAGGCCGAACGCAAGTCGGTCAGCCGCGAGACCACCTTCGAGCGCGACCTGCATCCGCGACAGGACCGTGCCGAACTCACCGGCATCCTGGTGGCGCTCTGTGAACGGGTGGCCGCTGATCTGCAGGCGCTGGGTGTGCGTGGACGGACCGTGGGCATCAAACTGCGCTATGGGGATTTTCGCACGCTGACCCGGGACCACACGCTGCGCGTGCCCGTTGATGCTCAGGCGGAACTGCTGGCCGCCAGCCGGGAGTGTCTGCGCCGGGCGCCGATGGATCGGCCGTTGCGGCTGCTGGGCGTGCGCGTGAGCGCCCTGGTGCCGGTTGCCGATGTCGCTGAAGACCCGGGGTTCTGGGAGCAGGGCGAGTTGGCTTTCGATGAGTGA
- a CDS encoding ABC transporter permease: protein MRRFLLTMRQELTVIFSDRAVVLVLIGGSLFYALFYPLPYQAQVATALPVAVVDHDSSALSRQLVRWIDATEQVQVTLTTSDVNQVRDAVRRKALAGYIEIPNGFGRQVLRGEPARIGVFANGAYLVLYSQVANATASASLALSQNIVEQRALTTSAHSPEGARALAMPVAVDLHELYNPDGGYANYVVPAVLILILQQTFLIGICMVQVGRREQGEIDRAPLVMVARVSVYLALQCLLFGFYMLVVYDLFSFPHLGSAGLALVAVLPGFVAVTLLGLLLGCLFSSRETALQVMMLVSVPALFLAGFAWPAEAMPGWLVNLGLIIPSTGSIDAFVRVYQMGAGLEEIRSTWLGLWCLALLYAIGAWWAGGRSQCRGPSS from the coding sequence ATGAGGCGTTTCCTCCTGACGATGCGGCAAGAGTTGACCGTGATCTTCAGTGATCGCGCGGTCGTGCTGGTGCTGATCGGCGGCAGTCTTTTCTATGCGCTGTTTTATCCACTGCCGTACCAGGCCCAGGTAGCCACCGCGCTGCCTGTGGCCGTAGTCGATCACGATTCCAGTGCCCTCTCGCGGCAACTGGTGCGCTGGATCGACGCCACCGAGCAGGTTCAGGTCACGCTCACCACCTCCGATGTCAACCAGGTCCGCGATGCCGTCCGGCGCAAGGCACTGGCGGGTTACATCGAAATCCCCAATGGCTTCGGTCGACAGGTCCTGCGTGGAGAGCCGGCGCGCATCGGCGTCTTCGCCAACGGCGCCTACCTGGTGCTTTACTCGCAGGTGGCAAACGCAACGGCCAGCGCCAGCCTGGCTCTAAGCCAGAATATCGTTGAGCAGCGGGCCCTGACGACCTCGGCGCACTCGCCGGAGGGGGCAAGGGCACTGGCCATGCCGGTAGCGGTTGACTTACATGAGCTCTACAACCCCGACGGGGGCTATGCCAACTATGTGGTGCCGGCGGTGCTCATCCTGATCCTGCAGCAGACCTTTCTGATTGGCATCTGCATGGTGCAGGTCGGGCGGCGAGAGCAGGGGGAGATCGATCGTGCGCCGCTTGTGATGGTCGCGCGAGTGAGTGTGTACCTGGCACTCCAGTGCCTGCTATTCGGTTTTTACATGTTGGTTGTGTATGACCTGTTCAGCTTTCCACACCTGGGTTCCGCAGGCTTGGCGCTGGTTGCCGTTCTGCCGGGTTTTGTGGCCGTGACGCTGCTCGGCTTGTTGCTGGGCTGCCTGTTTTCCAGTCGCGAAACTGCCCTGCAGGTCATGATGCTGGTGAGCGTTCCCGCACTGTTCCTCGCCGGTTTCGCATGGCCGGCCGAGGCCATGCCAGGCTGGCTGGTCAATCTGGGCCTGATCATACCCTCCACCGGCAGCATTGATGCCTTTGTGCGCGTTTACCAGATGGGCGCGGGACTGGAGGAGATCCGGTCAACCTGGCTGGGCCTGTGGTGCCTGGCACTACTGTATGCGATAGGAGCCTGGTGGGCAGGAGGACGAAGCCAGTGTCGCGGGCCATCCTCGTGA
- a CDS encoding ABC transporter permease, translating into MSHLLAREWARFAATPRLWWFTLLLPVMLPGLLLLIFIEQVPDQLPVAVVDQDQSAGSRQLVRALDGTPGLRIAAHLPDMNAAASRVRQGDVYAVIVVPRDFAREVIRAEQPRIQLYYNRQTLTAGNLVLREVRTAVTTTAIGIGMAQGALPAVLVESHALFNPGLEFGRFLALPLAVAVLHVLMVVLAIDVTGRELRDGSAGDWMDAAGGGMVTALLGKLLPYMVWFFVFGLLLLAVLLRLLGTEFKGSLIVWILGWLGLVLASFGLGAFLLGLLGNLRLATSVASVLVSPAFAYSGMTFPTAAMDGFAAFWAQALPLGYFLHLQSAQVLMAAPPAAALWHVFALLLFALLPVLTLRRWRRWFTDPDSWGQA; encoded by the coding sequence GTGAGTCACCTGCTAGCGCGTGAATGGGCGCGTTTTGCTGCGACGCCCAGGCTATGGTGGTTCACCCTGCTGCTGCCGGTGATGCTGCCGGGCCTGCTGTTGCTGATCTTCATCGAGCAGGTGCCCGACCAACTGCCCGTGGCGGTGGTTGACCAGGACCAGAGTGCGGGTTCTCGCCAACTGGTGCGTGCCCTGGATGGCACGCCCGGCCTCAGGATTGCTGCCCACCTGCCCGACATGAACGCCGCGGCCAGCAGGGTCCGGCAGGGTGATGTCTATGCGGTCATCGTGGTGCCACGTGATTTCGCTCGCGAGGTCATTCGGGCGGAGCAACCGCGCATACAGCTCTACTACAATCGCCAGACCCTGACTGCCGGCAATCTGGTGCTGCGCGAAGTGCGCACCGCCGTGACGACCACGGCTATCGGCATCGGCATGGCCCAGGGGGCGTTACCGGCGGTGCTGGTGGAGAGCCACGCCCTGTTCAACCCCGGGCTGGAGTTCGGCCGTTTTCTGGCGCTGCCCCTGGCTGTTGCGGTGCTACACGTGTTGATGGTGGTGCTGGCCATCGACGTCACCGGTCGGGAGCTTCGCGACGGTTCCGCGGGTGATTGGATGGACGCCGCCGGTGGTGGAATGGTGACGGCGCTGCTGGGCAAGTTGCTGCCCTACATGGTCTGGTTCTTCGTGTTCGGGCTGTTGCTCCTGGCGGTACTGCTGCGCCTGCTCGGTACCGAGTTCAAGGGCAGTCTCATCGTCTGGATCCTGGGCTGGCTGGGTCTGGTCCTCGCCAGTTTTGGGCTCGGAGCGTTCCTGCTCGGCCTGTTGGGCAATCTGCGCCTGGCCACCAGCGTTGCCAGCGTGCTGGTCAGCCCGGCCTTCGCCTATTCCGGCATGACGTTTCCCACCGCGGCCATGGACGGTTTCGCGGCCTTCTGGGCACAGGCACTGCCGTTAGGGTATTTCCTGCACCTGCAGTCGGCGCAGGTGCTGATGGCGGCACCACCAGCAGCCGCCCTGTGGCACGTGTTTGCCTTGCTGCTGTTTGCCTTGCTGCCGGTGCTGACATTGCGGCGCTGGCGGCGCTGGTTCACGGACCCTGACAGCTGGGGCCAGGCATGA
- a CDS encoding HlyD family secretion protein, protein MTESPPSRRLGRVLLWTTLSILALACFVALLLWLTRPGPAFLQGQIEADSIRVAAKVGGRVASIEVEEGDRVETGDLLATLFMPEVEARAGQVQAQVDAAGAMADMARSGARDEQIRAARAQWQAAVSQAELAAETRTRIESLHTDGVVPTQRRDEAVARAKSAQAQADAAREAYHMARSAVRPEELRAAEAQLRQAQRGLSEAQSTLAEAQQFAPVSGEVTNRVVEPGEVVGPGFPLLVITRTDRPWVTLNLREDLMPGIHPGRRFSGQLPALGMRSVEFQVHYIAPMADFATWRSSRDLGGFDLRTFEVRARPVEAVPDLRPGMSVLVDERSIKAEE, encoded by the coding sequence ATGACTGAATCCCCTCCATCCCGGCGTTTGGGCCGTGTTCTGCTCTGGACCACGCTGTCAATCCTCGCCCTGGCGTGTTTCGTTGCGCTGCTGCTCTGGTTGACCCGCCCCGGACCGGCCTTCCTGCAGGGGCAGATCGAGGCCGACAGTATTCGGGTCGCGGCCAAGGTCGGTGGCCGTGTTGCGTCCATCGAGGTGGAAGAAGGAGACCGGGTAGAGACGGGTGATCTACTGGCAACGCTGTTCATGCCGGAAGTGGAGGCGCGCGCGGGCCAGGTCCAGGCCCAGGTGGATGCAGCCGGGGCCATGGCCGATATGGCCCGAAGCGGAGCACGTGATGAGCAGATTCGCGCGGCGCGGGCGCAGTGGCAGGCGGCCGTGAGCCAGGCCGAACTGGCTGCTGAAACCCGAACCCGCATCGAAAGCCTGCACACCGATGGAGTGGTGCCGACCCAGCGCCGCGATGAGGCCGTGGCCCGGGCAAAATCGGCCCAGGCCCAGGCGGATGCCGCGCGTGAGGCCTACCACATGGCCCGGTCCGCAGTGCGGCCGGAAGAGCTGCGCGCCGCCGAGGCTCAGCTGCGGCAGGCCCAGCGCGGGCTGAGTGAAGCGCAGAGCACGCTGGCCGAGGCGCAGCAATTCGCGCCGGTCTCCGGTGAGGTCACCAACCGGGTCGTCGAGCCGGGGGAGGTGGTTGGTCCCGGATTTCCGTTGCTGGTCATTACCCGCACCGATCGCCCCTGGGTCACGCTTAATCTACGTGAGGACCTGATGCCCGGCATTCACCCCGGACGTCGCTTCAGCGGCCAGTTGCCGGCGCTGGGGATGCGCAGCGTGGAATTCCAGGTGCACTACATCGCCCCCATGGCCGACTTCGCCACCTGGCGTTCCTCGCGCGACCTGGGTGGCTTTGACCTGCGCACCTTCGAAGTGCGCGCCCGACCTGTCGAGGCAGTGCCGGACCTGCGCCCGGGCATGAGCGTGCTGGTGGATGAACGCAGCATCAAGGCCGAAGAGTGA